Proteins co-encoded in one Diaminobutyricimonas sp. LJ205 genomic window:
- a CDS encoding SHOCT domain-containing protein, which translates to MTDFSVKWNPKKAAKKMAVVQTALFPGEDVWFLGFCNNLKPLASEIALTALRVVALQEREIKFEARYPDIASFVTNAKKGTVEVVRRDGGSIVIKMVPQDDLDVIEGFFRLGQRTTPPSSLMATADTAAATNAASLKRITAAKESSWPNSILKGKLSRKASEAILRQCHGDEQPWLILTSSAGAGILASFDDRLVIIKTGAFTSFMAGSLGGERSATFHFSDITGIEYNSGFVNGVLEILTPSYSGGANKDYWRGTNQSRNADSNDPWTLSNCLPLSKLDYNTSLAEINELKARVSRAKQMSAGPVAPKAAPEVDGLAEQLQKLAGLRDSGVLSDEEFTAAKARLLA; encoded by the coding sequence GTGACTGATTTCAGCGTCAAGTGGAACCCTAAGAAAGCTGCGAAGAAAATGGCGGTAGTCCAAACGGCGCTGTTTCCTGGCGAAGATGTCTGGTTTCTCGGCTTCTGCAATAATCTGAAGCCGCTCGCGAGCGAGATTGCCCTCACCGCACTCCGAGTCGTCGCGTTGCAAGAGCGAGAGATCAAGTTTGAGGCCCGGTATCCCGACATCGCGTCGTTCGTGACGAACGCGAAGAAAGGGACTGTCGAAGTCGTCCGGAGGGACGGTGGGTCGATCGTCATCAAGATGGTTCCGCAAGACGACCTCGACGTTATAGAGGGTTTCTTCCGGCTCGGCCAAAGGACGACGCCGCCATCTAGTCTGATGGCGACTGCGGACACCGCGGCCGCGACGAATGCGGCTTCTCTAAAACGAATCACCGCGGCCAAGGAGTCGAGCTGGCCGAACTCGATTTTGAAGGGGAAACTCTCGCGAAAAGCTAGCGAGGCGATCCTCCGGCAGTGTCACGGCGACGAGCAGCCTTGGCTCATTCTGACGTCCTCTGCTGGAGCCGGGATACTCGCGTCCTTCGACGACCGTTTGGTGATCATCAAGACTGGTGCTTTTACGAGCTTTATGGCTGGCTCGCTCGGCGGTGAACGCTCTGCTACCTTCCATTTCTCGGACATCACAGGAATCGAATACAACTCCGGGTTCGTGAACGGCGTTCTAGAAATACTGACTCCGAGCTATAGCGGAGGCGCGAACAAGGACTATTGGCGGGGCACCAATCAGTCGAGGAATGCCGACAGCAATGATCCTTGGACTCTTAGCAACTGCCTGCCCTTGAGCAAGCTCGACTACAACACCTCCCTTGCCGAGATCAATGAGTTGAAGGCACGGGTGAGCAGGGCAAAGCAGATGAGCGCTGGACCTGTCGCGCCAAAAGCTGCGCCCGAAGTGGATGGACTTGCGGAACAACTCCAGAAGCTCGCCGGCCTCCGAGATTCCGGAGTGCTCTCCGATGAGGAGTTCACTGCCGCCAAAGCACGCCTCCTGGCTTAG
- a CDS encoding M20/M25/M40 family metallo-hydrolase: MASEPFNDTTLDDTVLDDTAVIARDLIRFDTTNYGEGRSNGETDAAEYVAAQLEAIGLTTELIDSAPGRTSLITRVPGADPTKPALVLHGHLDVVPADPTNWSVDPFEGVIKDGLLWGRGAVDMKNMDAMILTALKDILGSGRQPARDLVVAFFADEENGGQYGSGHIVKTRPELFAGATEAISEVGGYSINLAGQRAYLLQTGEKSLIWIKLIARGRAAHGSRLIQDNAITRLAEAVVALGRRDWPIRLTDTTTELLAELARLLDVNPQTVGPDELVLATGTAAGFIQASLRTTTNPTVLTAGYKHNVIPDTAEALIDIRTLPGEEDAVLAEVQALIGEDVEIVVMHRDIGLETSFDGPLVDAVKATLETHDPGAPVLPYMLSGGTDNKALATLGIKGYGFAPLQLPPELDFPGMFHGVDERVPLDALVFGRQVLTDLLLNY, from the coding sequence ATGGCCTCAGAACCCTTCAACGACACGACTCTTGACGACACGGTTCTCGACGACACCGCCGTCATCGCCCGCGACCTCATCCGATTCGACACCACCAACTATGGTGAAGGCCGCTCAAACGGGGAGACGGATGCCGCCGAGTACGTCGCCGCCCAGCTCGAGGCAATCGGCCTGACCACCGAACTCATCGACTCCGCGCCCGGCCGCACCAGCCTGATCACCCGCGTGCCCGGCGCCGACCCGACGAAGCCCGCCCTGGTCCTGCACGGCCACCTCGACGTGGTGCCCGCCGACCCCACCAACTGGAGCGTGGATCCGTTCGAGGGGGTCATCAAGGACGGCCTGCTCTGGGGCCGCGGCGCCGTCGACATGAAGAACATGGACGCGATGATCCTCACCGCGCTGAAGGACATCCTGGGCAGCGGACGCCAGCCCGCCCGTGACCTGGTCGTCGCGTTCTTCGCCGATGAAGAGAACGGCGGCCAGTACGGCTCCGGACACATTGTGAAGACCCGTCCAGAACTGTTCGCGGGCGCCACCGAGGCGATCAGCGAAGTCGGCGGCTACTCCATCAACCTCGCCGGCCAACGCGCCTACCTGCTGCAGACCGGGGAAAAGTCCCTGATCTGGATCAAGCTGATCGCCCGCGGCCGCGCCGCGCACGGCTCACGCCTGATCCAGGACAACGCGATCACCCGCCTCGCCGAAGCGGTCGTCGCGCTGGGCCGCCGCGACTGGCCGATCCGCCTCACCGACACCACCACCGAGCTGCTCGCCGAGCTCGCACGCCTGCTCGATGTCAACCCGCAGACCGTCGGGCCGGACGAACTCGTGCTCGCCACCGGCACCGCCGCCGGCTTCATCCAGGCAAGCCTCCGCACGACCACCAACCCGACCGTGCTCACCGCCGGCTACAAGCACAACGTCATCCCCGACACCGCCGAAGCGCTGATCGACATCCGCACCCTGCCGGGGGAGGAAGATGCGGTGCTCGCCGAGGTGCAGGCCCTGATCGGTGAGGATGTCGAGATCGTCGTCATGCACCGCGACATCGGTCTCGAAACGAGCTTCGACGGCCCGCTCGTTGACGCGGTGAAAGCGACCCTGGAGACCCACGACCCGGGCGCCCCGGTGCTGCCGTACATGCTCTCCGGGGGCACCGACAACAAGGCCCTCGCCACCCTCGGGATCAAGGGCTACGGGTTCGCGCCGCTGCAACTTCCGCCCGAGCTGGACTTCCCTGGCATGTTCCACGGGGTGGACGAGCGGGTCCCGCTCGACGCATTAGTCTTCGGTAGGCAGGTGCTGACTGACCTGCTGTTGAACTACTGA
- a CDS encoding Dps family protein, translating to MDASQKLSDNLQAVLVDLIELHLQGKQAHWNIVGTNFRDLHLQLDEIVDAAREFADDIAERMRALNATPDGRSSVVAKSTTLPAFDAGEIDTADAVEAITDRLNAVVATARKVHDPVDEEDPTSADLLHAILERLEQLAWMVSAENRSPRQTKAKTPAKPKSKAS from the coding sequence GTGGATGCATCTCAGAAACTGTCCGACAACCTGCAGGCCGTGCTGGTCGACCTGATCGAACTGCACTTGCAGGGCAAGCAGGCCCACTGGAATATCGTCGGCACCAACTTCCGCGACCTGCACCTGCAGCTGGACGAGATTGTCGACGCGGCCCGTGAGTTCGCCGACGACATCGCCGAGCGGATGCGGGCGCTGAACGCGACCCCGGACGGGCGGTCCAGCGTCGTGGCGAAGTCGACCACGCTGCCGGCATTCGACGCGGGCGAGATCGACACCGCCGACGCGGTTGAGGCGATCACCGACCGGTTGAATGCAGTCGTCGCGACAGCGCGGAAGGTGCACGATCCGGTGGACGAGGAGGATCCGACATCCGCCGACCTGCTGCACGCGATCCTGGAGCGTCTGGAGCAGCTCGCCTGGATGGTGAGCGCCGAGAACCGGTCGCCGCGTCAGACGAAGGCGAAGACTCCGGCGAAGCCCAAGTCCAAGGCTTCCTAG
- a CDS encoding HdeD family acid-resistance protein, whose translation MSTSSGSALGGFSLDSAELTKSAVTNIRVALGVGGAVALIIGLLITFQPQATATTIAVLLGIYFVFAGLVYVGIGVFSRGISGGARALDIILGVLFLIGAGLAFANLSGTVAFLAVFLGILIGILWIVEGAATLVQLGDAPSKGWAIFFAIVSIIAGIALLFAPVWGAQLLFLLAGVTLIALGVVQIIRAFTFGRGITSTA comes from the coding sequence ATGTCAACATCATCCGGTTCAGCTCTCGGCGGGTTCTCGCTCGACTCTGCTGAGCTCACCAAGTCCGCCGTGACCAATATCCGTGTCGCTCTTGGCGTGGGTGGGGCTGTCGCCCTCATCATCGGCCTCTTGATCACGTTCCAACCGCAGGCGACCGCCACGACGATCGCCGTGCTGCTGGGCATCTATTTCGTCTTCGCGGGTCTGGTTTACGTGGGCATCGGTGTCTTCTCTCGGGGTATCTCGGGTGGGGCCAGGGCGCTCGATATCATCCTCGGTGTCCTCTTCCTGATCGGCGCGGGCCTGGCGTTCGCCAACCTGTCGGGCACGGTGGCATTTCTCGCCGTCTTCCTCGGCATCTTGATCGGCATTCTGTGGATCGTCGAGGGTGCGGCGACCCTCGTACAGCTCGGCGATGCCCCATCGAAAGGCTGGGCAATCTTCTTCGCGATCGTGAGCATCATCGCCGGCATCGCTTTGCTGTTCGCGCCGGTATGGGGAGCGCAGCTGCTTTTCCTGCTGGCGGGTGTCACATTGATCGCCCTCGGCGTGGTGCAGATCATCCGTGCCTTCACCTTTGGGCGCGGCATCACCTCAACCGCGTGA
- a CDS encoding alpha/beta fold hydrolase — MATAPTAPEDRGEDHPARADAVPRGRIGWIVAGSLFAGLIAAVLLAAAPFIPSDESHMIGAMLCGFALGWAMLAVLSVRFTDQPQRWAIAPALFMGISGLLLLVFGSPALEVLSWIWPPVLLALAIWMFIRARRQLRSRSGRWLIYPVLGMLALASIGGGYETVQRAVDAGTYPMPGQLIDVGGHSLHLNCTGSGSPTVVLEPGAGLSSSDLGWISPAVAAETRVCVYDRAGRGWSEPAETPQDGMQIATDLHTLLQRGNVPGPYVVAGHSFGGLYALIFADQYPDEVAGMVLVDSTAPASAVNPVAPSSDEDTYDILSRASALISTSARLGLARLYALSDYDSLPPHSRDESRANAAHASQISSTIDEYVQANAAIAQAGSLSDFDDKPLAVLTADIGNSPGWSEKQDALAALSTNSVHQVVDGATHPSLLLNEEHAAAVTEAILDVVASVRNSAPMQ; from the coding sequence GTGGCTACTGCCCCCACCGCACCCGAGGACAGGGGCGAGGACCATCCGGCCCGGGCCGATGCGGTGCCCCGCGGACGGATCGGCTGGATCGTGGCCGGCTCGCTTTTCGCCGGACTCATTGCTGCCGTGCTCCTTGCCGCCGCCCCCTTCATCCCGTCCGACGAGAGCCACATGATCGGGGCCATGCTGTGCGGATTCGCACTGGGCTGGGCGATGTTGGCCGTGCTCTCCGTGCGCTTCACCGACCAGCCGCAGCGATGGGCCATTGCTCCCGCGCTGTTCATGGGAATCAGTGGGCTGCTTCTGCTGGTGTTCGGCTCCCCGGCGTTGGAGGTCCTCAGCTGGATTTGGCCACCCGTCTTGCTCGCCCTGGCGATCTGGATGTTCATTCGCGCCCGTCGCCAGCTTCGCAGCCGGAGCGGACGCTGGCTGATCTATCCGGTGCTCGGGATGCTTGCTCTCGCCTCGATCGGGGGCGGCTACGAGACCGTGCAACGAGCGGTCGATGCTGGGACCTACCCAATGCCCGGCCAGCTGATCGACGTCGGCGGACACAGCCTGCACCTGAACTGCACCGGCTCAGGGAGCCCCACTGTCGTGCTCGAGCCGGGTGCAGGGTTGTCGTCTTCCGATCTCGGGTGGATCTCCCCGGCTGTCGCCGCCGAGACCAGGGTCTGCGTCTATGACCGAGCCGGGCGAGGCTGGAGTGAGCCCGCCGAGACGCCGCAGGACGGCATGCAGATCGCGACCGACCTTCACACCTTGCTGCAACGCGGGAACGTGCCAGGACCGTATGTCGTGGCAGGCCATTCCTTCGGGGGTCTCTACGCACTCATCTTCGCCGACCAGTATCCCGACGAAGTCGCCGGAATGGTGCTCGTGGACTCGACCGCCCCGGCATCCGCCGTGAACCCGGTGGCGCCATCGTCCGACGAAGACACCTACGACATCCTGAGCCGAGCGTCGGCACTGATCTCAACCTCGGCTCGACTTGGTCTGGCCCGGCTGTACGCGCTGTCCGACTATGACAGCCTGCCGCCGCACTCCCGGGACGAGTCGCGCGCCAACGCTGCACACGCGAGCCAGATCAGCAGCACCATCGACGAGTACGTTCAGGCGAACGCTGCCATTGCGCAAGCAGGATCGCTCAGCGACTTCGACGACAAGCCCTTGGCTGTCCTGACGGCCGACATCGGCAATTCCCCCGGCTGGTCCGAGAAGCAGGACGCCCTGGCCGCATTGTCGACAAACAGCGTGCACCAAGTCGTCGACGGGGCCACCCACCCATCACTGCTCTTGAACGAGGAACACGCCGCCGCCGTCACCGAGGCGATCCTCGATGTCGTCGCATCGGTCCGAAACTCGGCGCCGATGCAATGA
- a CDS encoding CPBP family intramembrane glutamic endopeptidase yields MLRSNRNALIAFFSLTFVLSWGVWATGLAFQNGLLDWKLPGDPLSYLAITVAAVLITALSAGAAGLRSLFGRMIIWRVHVKWYLAALLIPGVPALVAIGIHFAAGGEHDMGALIPLSAVAPLLLTQILLHLLTEELGWRGFALPRLRTRFGPLAASLVLGPIWAAWHIPLFLLAGSRQSYPFIGFVILAISITVIMTWIFDRTRGSVLIAAIFHAAMNTWWAATNALWGAESLFWILVTLTAITAVAVAILQHKDSTTTSVRQLTGTAAAEM; encoded by the coding sequence ATGCTTCGCTCCAACCGCAACGCGCTGATCGCGTTTTTCTCCCTCACATTCGTTCTCTCGTGGGGGGTATGGGCAACTGGGCTCGCTTTCCAGAACGGGCTGCTCGACTGGAAGCTTCCGGGCGACCCACTGTCGTATCTGGCAATCACGGTCGCAGCCGTTTTGATCACCGCGCTGTCGGCTGGGGCGGCAGGACTGCGGAGCCTCTTCGGCCGGATGATCATCTGGCGGGTGCACGTCAAGTGGTATCTCGCCGCGCTGCTCATTCCCGGCGTCCCCGCCCTGGTCGCGATTGGAATTCACTTCGCAGCCGGAGGCGAACATGACATGGGGGCGCTGATTCCGCTGTCGGCGGTGGCGCCACTGCTGCTCACCCAGATCCTCTTGCACCTGCTCACCGAAGAGCTCGGCTGGCGAGGCTTCGCGCTTCCTCGCCTGCGCACGCGTTTCGGCCCCCTTGCTGCAAGCCTTGTCCTCGGACCCATCTGGGCAGCGTGGCACATCCCATTGTTCCTTCTGGCCGGCAGCAGGCAGAGCTACCCCTTCATCGGTTTCGTCATCCTCGCCATCTCCATCACCGTGATCATGACGTGGATCTTCGACCGCACTCGAGGGAGCGTGCTGATTGCCGCAATTTTTCACGCCGCGATGAATACCTGGTGGGCCGCAACGAACGCGCTCTGGGGTGCCGAGTCATTGTTTTGGATCCTCGTCACTCTCACGGCGATCACGGCCGTGGCCGTTGCGATCTTGCAGCATAAGGACTCAACAACCACGTCGGTGCGCCAACTCACCGGCACTGCTGCTGCGGAAATGTGA
- a CDS encoding RidA family protein → MTTQLIPVDPPQLHSNPAFTQGMIVPAGPTLYVGGQNGADSSGELLGGLEAQTEQAMRNLLAVLAEAGTDADHVAKLTIYLAAGEDPAVGYSAAWKVWGDRRTAITVLAVTPARPGALVEIEAVAAIPAR, encoded by the coding sequence ATGACCACTCAACTCATACCAGTCGACCCGCCCCAGCTGCACAGTAATCCTGCGTTCACACAGGGCATGATCGTGCCTGCCGGGCCGACACTGTATGTCGGCGGCCAGAACGGCGCCGACAGCTCCGGCGAGTTGCTCGGCGGGCTTGAAGCACAAACCGAGCAGGCCATGCGCAACCTGCTCGCCGTGCTCGCCGAGGCCGGCACTGATGCTGACCACGTCGCCAAGCTGACGATCTATCTCGCCGCCGGAGAGGATCCGGCCGTCGGGTATTCCGCAGCGTGGAAGGTATGGGGCGATCGCCGCACCGCGATTACCGTGCTTGCCGTGACGCCGGCGCGGCCGGGTGCCTTGGTCGAGATCGAAGCGGTCGCCGCCATCCCTGCGCGCTGA
- a CDS encoding DUF5677 domain-containing protein, translated as MPLNESELRELIDDLLTQWEDASQPRTLHQPADRRGQRVTGSDASRIMSVYGLARHVHETARAIDVLIKAGHANAAIPLVRVAYESALTAAWLVQSKGDHGIKAFLHEHSRIRLALKKESLKALSDIFRTGADQIADADPELFKDTRDNAQRFYQLCLDLAPGGQDAYIHYRLLSAHSHASIDVVDLYLHPMAPNHQVPSFRAVPQAAHPNDTLLFFTAASMVWAGRAYSYLTRDKQHRTALRQSAQLLEIDPELQLSENYRRRHASRMAGSGSGSAGHGPTI; from the coding sequence ATGCCCCTCAATGAGAGCGAGCTCCGCGAACTGATCGATGACCTTCTGACACAGTGGGAGGATGCCAGCCAACCGCGGACGCTCCACCAGCCCGCAGATCGTCGCGGGCAGCGGGTCACTGGATCCGACGCTTCGCGGATCATGTCTGTCTATGGCTTGGCTCGGCACGTGCACGAAACGGCCCGCGCGATCGACGTGCTCATCAAGGCTGGCCACGCCAACGCTGCTATTCCCCTCGTACGCGTTGCCTACGAGAGCGCATTGACTGCAGCGTGGCTTGTGCAGAGCAAAGGCGACCACGGGATTAAGGCGTTCCTTCATGAGCACTCTCGGATCCGCCTAGCGTTGAAGAAGGAATCGTTGAAGGCTCTGTCGGATATCTTCCGCACGGGTGCAGATCAGATCGCGGACGCCGATCCTGAGCTGTTCAAGGACACGCGAGACAACGCCCAACGGTTTTATCAGCTATGTCTCGACCTCGCACCCGGCGGTCAAGACGCATACATCCACTACCGCCTCTTGTCCGCCCACAGTCACGCCAGCATCGATGTGGTGGACCTCTACCTCCATCCGATGGCGCCGAACCATCAGGTGCCGTCGTTTCGAGCCGTGCCTCAAGCGGCGCATCCGAACGACACGCTCCTTTTTTTTACTGCTGCCTCGATGGTTTGGGCAGGACGCGCGTACTCATACCTGACGCGGGACAAGCAGCACCGCACCGCGCTGCGGCAGAGTGCTCAGCTGCTAGAGATCGATCCAGAACTCCAGTTGAGCGAGAACTATCGACGGCGCCACGCGAGTCGCATGGCGGGATCAGGTAGTGGGAGCGCCGGACACGGGCCGACAATCTAG
- a CDS encoding RNA polymerase sigma factor RpoD/SigA, producing MVQTTARTARATGSTMEVTDDTLGDYLRQIGRLPLLAAEEETELARQIEVGVLAAEAMEKTPADSPLYRELAQLVHEGEAAHARFVRSNLRLVVSVARRYVGRGMPFMDLIQEGNIGLDRAVQKFDFTQGYKFSTYAMWWIRRAITRCLYDSARLVRVPVHTEERISAMRAAARAFETDHGRQPTVAELSEETGFSEAHVRLYLDADRDPVSLHTPIGDDDAELGDLIEDGDSSQLVDIVAARRRHDTLYARIESLPPREAEIVKLHFGLTADAPMTFEQLGRRFGVSRERIRQLEQQALRRLRCAELGE from the coding sequence ATGGTTCAGACCACTGCACGCACAGCCCGCGCAACCGGCTCAACCATGGAGGTGACCGACGACACTCTCGGTGATTACCTCCGTCAGATCGGAAGGCTTCCACTTCTCGCCGCTGAAGAGGAAACCGAACTGGCCCGACAGATCGAAGTTGGCGTCCTCGCCGCCGAGGCGATGGAGAAAACGCCGGCCGACTCCCCGCTCTATCGAGAACTGGCGCAGCTGGTGCACGAGGGCGAGGCGGCGCATGCTCGCTTCGTTCGTTCCAACCTGCGTCTGGTCGTCAGCGTCGCTCGACGGTATGTGGGCCGCGGAATGCCTTTCATGGACTTGATCCAGGAGGGCAACATCGGCCTCGACCGCGCGGTGCAGAAGTTCGACTTCACGCAGGGCTACAAGTTCTCGACGTACGCCATGTGGTGGATTCGGCGGGCAATCACTCGCTGCCTCTACGACTCCGCCCGCCTGGTCCGGGTACCCGTGCACACGGAGGAGCGGATTTCGGCAATGCGAGCCGCTGCGCGGGCCTTCGAAACCGACCATGGCCGTCAGCCGACTGTCGCCGAGCTCTCCGAGGAGACCGGTTTCAGCGAGGCGCACGTGCGTCTCTACCTGGACGCCGACCGAGACCCGGTGTCGCTGCACACGCCGATCGGCGACGATGACGCTGAACTGGGTGACCTCATCGAGGACGGTGACAGCTCGCAGCTCGTCGACATCGTCGCTGCGCGACGACGTCATGACACGTTGTACGCCCGGATCGAGTCGCTGCCCCCTCGGGAGGCGGAGATCGTGAAGCTGCACTTCGGGCTCACCGCCGATGCACCGATGACCTTCGAACAGTTGGGACGCCGTTTCGGTGTTTCCCGTGAGCGGATCCGCCAGCTCGAGCAGCAGGCGCTGCGTCGTCTGCGCTGCGCCGAACTGGGCGAATGA
- a CDS encoding YhjD/YihY/BrkB family envelope integrity protein → MTAEQPESPGATRSAQDGGEKRRSAIRSARSWVETRLRTTAVGRFIMRIANALIAIEVFDRAMTLAAQAFISILPLVIAVAALRRGDAEPIGRGLSNYLGLSDSAATALERIVPASSDVFSALGWFGVLLLVVSATAFSRALERFYARVWSKPKLGFRAAWRLFAVLAAILLGVVVLQLTRSILRSEPSFVPLRGIIEFMLWAAVWLIVGWIVLNRTVSFRLLLPGAVLCGIGLAIAGGVGRIYLPIALTSSAAQFGALGITIAYVGWLFVLMSVVVVAVTIGQVLTMDYGVLNRVQPRGRN, encoded by the coding sequence ATGACAGCGGAACAGCCCGAAAGCCCGGGCGCCACCCGGTCAGCGCAGGACGGCGGGGAGAAACGTCGCTCGGCGATACGCTCGGCCAGGTCCTGGGTAGAGACACGGTTGCGTACAACCGCGGTCGGCCGTTTCATCATGCGCATCGCCAACGCCCTCATCGCGATCGAAGTGTTCGATCGGGCGATGACTCTAGCGGCGCAAGCATTCATCTCGATACTCCCGCTCGTCATTGCGGTTGCAGCGTTGCGGCGCGGCGACGCGGAACCGATCGGCCGGGGTCTGTCCAACTATCTGGGGCTGAGCGACTCCGCGGCCACCGCCCTGGAGAGGATTGTTCCCGCATCCTCCGACGTTTTCAGTGCCCTGGGGTGGTTCGGCGTCCTGCTCCTCGTGGTTTCAGCCACGGCATTCTCGCGGGCACTCGAGCGGTTCTACGCGCGCGTGTGGTCCAAACCCAAGCTCGGTTTCCGCGCCGCCTGGCGGTTGTTCGCAGTTCTCGCGGCCATCCTCCTCGGAGTGGTCGTGCTGCAGCTCACCCGTTCTATCCTGCGGTCGGAACCATCTTTCGTCCCGCTCAGGGGCATCATCGAGTTCATGCTCTGGGCCGCGGTGTGGCTGATCGTCGGATGGATCGTCCTCAACCGGACCGTCAGCTTCCGGTTGTTGTTGCCAGGTGCCGTTCTCTGCGGCATTGGGCTTGCGATCGCGGGCGGAGTGGGGCGGATCTACCTTCCGATCGCCCTGACCTCGTCTGCGGCCCAGTTTGGCGCGCTCGGCATCACCATCGCCTATGTCGGATGGCTCTTCGTGCTGATGTCGGTCGTCGTCGTCGCGGTGACCATCGGTCAGGTTCTCACCATGGATTACGGCGTTCTGAACCGAGTGCAGCCTCGAGGTCGTAACTAA
- a CDS encoding dihydrofolate reductase family protein produces the protein MGRLIVEQIVSVDGYAADLDGGIGFFEAVDEVDSNDADQLAFLEWVDAIRMFAGYWPYADPQVERVAEPINRLPKFVVSNTLTDAPWGDGEVEVLRGDGAEAAAALKERYGAIIVWGSLTLADALLEAGIVDELRLRVVPVLIGEGRSFTPAKLGERRLALDHVVAHPSGHVGMNYRTR, from the coding sequence ATGGGCCGTCTGATCGTCGAGCAGATCGTCAGCGTCGACGGCTACGCGGCCGACCTCGACGGCGGCATCGGGTTCTTCGAAGCCGTCGACGAGGTCGACTCGAACGACGCCGACCAACTCGCGTTTCTCGAGTGGGTCGACGCGATCCGGATGTTCGCGGGGTACTGGCCGTATGCCGACCCCCAGGTGGAGCGCGTGGCCGAGCCGATCAACCGACTGCCGAAGTTCGTTGTCTCGAACACGTTGACCGATGCTCCGTGGGGCGATGGCGAGGTCGAAGTTCTCCGCGGCGATGGGGCCGAAGCGGCCGCCGCGCTGAAGGAGCGCTACGGCGCGATCATCGTGTGGGGCAGTCTCACACTCGCGGATGCGCTGCTCGAAGCCGGGATCGTCGACGAGCTCCGCCTGCGCGTCGTGCCCGTGCTCATCGGCGAGGGTCGGTCGTTCACGCCGGCGAAGCTCGGCGAACGGCGCCTCGCCCTCGATCACGTGGTGGCGCATCCGAGCGGTCACGTGGGCATGAACTACCGCACGCGCTGA